ACATTCATACACGACCTCGTTCAGATCGTAGGTTGCTCCGCAAGAATCGTTGATACAGCGGAACTCCGCTTTCAACTTGGTGAAGGTTAAACTCATACTTTAGATAGAGTTTAAAATGTCCTTTTTTTTGGCATCAAATTCTTCCTGAGAAATCAAGCCTTGGTCCAACATGCTCTTTAGCTTTTGGAGGCGAGCGCTTGCATCGTTTTGATTGTTCGCAGCACCTGCATTGTTCTGACCAGCAGCCATTCCGGACATCATGTTGCCCATATTCATTCCCATTCCAAGCCCGAGCCCAGCTGACATACCTTGGCCGGCATTCCCGCTTTCGTTCTTGGCTGCGGCTTCTCCGATATCCAACATTCTTTTCTGCTGGTACATTCCACCCAAGGTCTCGATTTCGAACTTGTCTGTGAGAACTTTTTGGATCTTTTGGAAGTTAGGATCATTCTGATCGAAGTTGATGGATTGAACAAAGAAGTCTACGACCTCGATCCCGTACTTGGAGAAGTCAGGTTGTACTTTCGTCTTTCCTGCTGAAGAAGCTTCTTCTAAATATTGGTTTAACTTAGTAATAGGTTCGCCTGATTTCAAAACGACTTCGGCTAGAAAATCACTGAGCCTAGTCACGATCATTGGACGAAGGAAGCTATCTACTTGGTCTTGTGTGTAAACTCCTCTCGATCCCACAACACCGACTGCAAACGCTTTTGAATCGGTGATCTTGATATTATAAGAACCATTCGCTCTTAATCCGAGAGTGATCATGTACTTAGGATCTTCTACTTGAACAGGAGCAGGAGTTCCCCATTTCAATTGTATCAGAGCTTTGTTGATATATACCACTTCGGCGGTGAAAGGAGTTTGTCCTCCGAAGGGAAGGTTCACTAGTTTTTCTAAAATAGGAACGTTACCCGTTTTTAATGTGTGGG
Above is a window of Leptospira semungkisensis DNA encoding:
- a CDS encoding SPFH domain-containing protein, with the protein product MALIDVIKYEGQPGEVVWKFPRNDISTFGQLVVNESQEAVFFKEGKALDVFGAGTHTLKTGNVPILEKLVNLPFGGQTPFTAEVVYINKALIQLKWGTPAPVQVEDPKYMITLGLRANGSYNIKITDSKAFAVGVVGSRGVYTQDQVDSFLRPMIVTRLSDFLAEVVLKSGEPITKLNQYLEEASSAGKTKVQPDFSKYGIEVVDFFVQSINFDQNDPNFQKIQKVLTDKFEIETLGGMYQQKRMLDIGEAAAKNESGNAGQGMSAGLGLGMGMNMGNMMSGMAAGQNNAGAANNQNDASARLQKLKSMLDQGLISQEEFDAKKKDILNSI